The Eleutherodactylus coqui strain aEleCoq1 chromosome 6, aEleCoq1.hap1, whole genome shotgun sequence genome window below encodes:
- the LOC136633131 gene encoding lamina-associated polypeptide 2, isoforms alpha/zeta-like: MIREELQASMASLPQAQPGPSRVPKRPRQTESASSISGESLELLSEGELEDPPVPIEDEKKYYFSSSDIAHLIKAVRETMQIEEDNPPRTIQDEMFGGLRSRRKIMFPVNQTLQQVITDEWQEPEKRITVPKEIRNRLAFATEDVRLYRETPKVDIQIAKVAKKTLLPFEDTSQLSDPMDKKIDGLMKKAWEATSLTIEANIASTSVARSMTLWLNRLEASIKDRAPREELASCLPLLKMATAFLADASAETVRYGAKTGVLSNSARRALWLKTWAADITSKNKLCAIPFQGEYMFGPVLDKILEKVGDKSKTLPDRQPFRKPSFPKRTRQPPPEVKGKGKTGRWSYPKGGRGAGKRKDGN, encoded by the exons atgataagggaagagctgcaggcttccatggcgtcccttccccaggcccagccaggtccgtcacgggtccctaaaagacctagacagaccgagtcggcgagttcgatctccggtgaatcgctggagctcctatccgaaggggaattagaggacccaccggttcccatagaagacgagaagaaatattacttctcatcaagcgacattgcgcacctcatcaaggcggtgagggaaacaatgcaaattgaggaagataacccgccgagaacaatccaggatgagatgtttggcggcctccgatctagaagaaagatcatgttcccagtcaaccagacgctgcaacaagtgatcacagatgaatggcaggaaccggaaaaaaggatcactgttccaaaagagatccgaaaccggctcgcattcgctaccgaggacgtccgcctgtacagggaaacccccaaggtggacatccagatcgcaaaagtggccaagaagaccctcttgcccttcgaggacacctcccagctatccgatccgatggataaaaaaatcgacggattaatgaagaaagcctgggaggcaacatccctcaccatcgaggctaacatagcctcaacctcagtggctagatccatgacgctctggctaaacaggctagaagcctccataaaggatcgggcccccagagaggagttggccagctgtctccccctcttaaaaatggctaccgccttcctggctgacgcatcagcggagacggtaagatacggggcaaaaaccggagtcctcagcaactcagcgagaagggcactatggctgaagacttgggccgcagacattacatccaaaaataagctctgcgccatccccttccaaggggaatatatgtttgggcccgtcctggacaaaatcctggaaaaagtcggcgacaagagtaaaaccctgcctgacagacaacctttcaggaaaccatccttcccgaagaggacgcgccagcctcctcccgaagttaaagggaaagggaagactggaagatggtcgtaccccaagggaggtcggg gggctggcaaaaggaaagacggcaactaa